The genomic stretch CGCGCGCTGGAGCGTGAGGAGCGGGAGCGTTGCGCGGCCTGACCGGGGCCGGGCCCGACCGGGCCCGAGGCAGTTCACAGGCGGTGATCGCGGTGGGGGCCGTGCTCGCCGCCGTCGCCCTTTTCGTCGCCGCGTGCGGTACGGGGGGCACGGGCGCCCGGGACGAGGGCCCGGCCCATGCGTCGGCGGTCGCGGGAGCCGTCGCCTCCCCCTCGCCCAGCGCATCCGGAGGCTTCCGGCGGGTGGACGCCGTCTCACTGATCAAGAAGGACCCGAAGGTCTCCACGACGGTCAAGCGCGAGCTGGAGCCGTGCAGCGCCGACGAGTACCCGGTCGAGGTCTCCTACGGCTATCTGACCGGCGGATCCGTCAACGACATCCTCGTCAACGTGTCGACCTGCGGTGACTTGGTGGGCATCGCCACGTATGTGTACCGGGATGTCGACGGTTCGTACGAGAATGTCTTCAAGGCGGAGGAGTCGCCGGTCTACGCAGAGATCGACGGCTCCGACCTGACCGTGACCAAGCAGGTGTACGACACGGACGATCCGGTGTCGAACCCGTCAAAGGAGACGGTGACCACGTACACCTGGAAGGCGGGCCGGTTCGCCCAGAAGGACATACACGAGACCGACTACAGCAAGGTCGGCTCCGGCGACGCCGCGACGCCCGCGCCGGACAACTGACCCCCCACAGCACACCACGAGGACTGAGAGCACCGGGATGGCAGACCAGACCCACGTTCTGTTCGTCGAGGACGACGACGTCATCCGTGAAGCCACCCAGCTCGCCCTGGAGCGGGACGGCTTCGCGGTCACGGCCATGCCCGACGGTCTGTCGGGCCTGGAGGCGTTCCGGGCCAACCGCCCCGACATCGCTCTGCTGGACGTCATGGTCCCCGGTCTGGACGGGGTCAGCCTGTGCCGTCGTATCCGGGACGAGTCGACCGTTCCGGTGATCATGCTGTCGGCGCGCGCCGACTCCATCGACGTCGTCCTCGGCCTGGAGGCGGGCGCCGACGACTATGTGACCAAGCCGTTCGACGGTGCCGTGCTGGTCGCGCGGATCCGGGCCGTGCTGCGCCGCTTCGGGCACGCGGGCGGCAGCGACCGGACCGAGACCGCCGAGGAAACGGTGACCGGTGGCGTGCTCACCTTCGGGGACCTGGAGATCGACACCGAGGGCATGGAGGTGCGCCGGGCCGGAGCGCCGGTGGCCCTCACCCCGACCGAGATGCGGCTGCTGCTCGAGTTCTCCTCGGCGCCGGGCACCGTGCTCTCCCGCGACAAGCTGCTGGAGCGCGTGTGGGACTACGGCTGGGGCGGGGACACCCGGGTTGTCGACGTGCATGTGCAGCGGCTGCGGCAGAAGATCGGCCAGGACCGGATCGAGACGGTCCGCGGCTTCGGCTACAAGCTGAAGGCCTGAGCGGGGCGGTAATGCGGGGGTTTCT from Streptomyces roseochromogenus subsp. oscitans DS 12.976 encodes the following:
- the cseB gene encoding two-component system response regulator CseB, whose protein sequence is MADQTHVLFVEDDDVIREATQLALERDGFAVTAMPDGLSGLEAFRANRPDIALLDVMVPGLDGVSLCRRIRDESTVPVIMLSARADSIDVVLGLEAGADDYVTKPFDGAVLVARIRAVLRRFGHAGGSDRTETAEETVTGGVLTFGDLEIDTEGMEVRRAGAPVALTPTEMRLLLEFSSAPGTVLSRDKLLERVWDYGWGGDTRVVDVHVQRLRQKIGQDRIETVRGFGYKLKA